The DNA region ACGTCGTCGGGGCGCGGCGCCCAGCCGCCCGGGTGGAAGGGGGCGATCGTCGTGTTCCACGACACCACGTCGTCGAAACGGCCGCGCAGCGCGTCGAACCCGGGCATCGCGTCGAGGGAGGCCGTCGTCTCCGGCACGGCCGCGTTGTTCGAGACGAGCAGGATGCGTCTGTCCGCGTCCGGGAAGCAGCCCGCGTCGAGCGCGGCGGCGAGCGTGGCGGTGCCGTAGAGCGTGGAGGCGAAGAAGATCTGCGTGGTGCGGGACCGGGCGGTGTTCACGCGGCGGACACCTCCTTGGCGCCCGCGGCGGCCGGGCGGCGGCGCAGCCGGCGCAGCAGGGTGGCGCGCTGCACGTCCATCGAGTCGAGGGCGTCGTCGAGCACCTGCTGCGGCATTCGCTTGAGCGCGGCGGCACTCATGGACTTCAGTGTGCGGGCCACGGCGGGTTCGAACCTTTCGATCGAGCTCATGTGGTGGGAAATGATCGCGCAATAGGTACGGACCGCTTTCGGCAGCAGTACCTGTGCGTCGCGGTCTTCCGCGGTTTCCCGAATGACCTGGTCGAACGAGCGAATGAAATCGAGCTGGCGTACGTCGCCGATCTGCGTGAGCGAAGAGGCGACCCCGCGCCGGTAGAAAATTCCGAGAAGCCCCAGCACCGCGAAGGAATCGGCCTCGCGATGCAGCCGCCAGATCCACGGACGGTCCTCCGCGGTACGCAGCCCGTCCGTGAAATGCAGCAGTCCGCGGTCCAGCAGCCGCCGGTGGTACAGCCCGGCCCAGGCGTACGGATAGTCGACCGAGGTGGACCGCTCGGCGGGCAGGATCGCGTCCCGCGGGTCCATCACCTCGCCGCGCCTGCCGTGCGGGACGCGGTGCACCGTGCGGCTCCTGCCCTCGACCTGGACATGGTCGGTGCGGACGAAGTCGCAGCCCAGCACCTCTGTCCTGGCCAGGAGTTCGGCGTAGAAACCGGGGGCGAGCCAGTCGTCCCCGTCCAGGAACGCGAGGTACTCGCCGCGCGCGGCGTCCAGGCCGGTGTTACGGGCGGTGGCCAGTCCGCCGTTCTGCTTGTGTCTGCGTACGACCACCCCCGGAATCTCGTCCTCGGCGCGGCGCAGTATGTCCGCGGTCCCGTCGGTCGAACAGTCGTCGACCAGGATGAATTCGAAGTCCTCGCGGGCGTTGGCCCGCAGGCTTCTCAAGGTGTCGGGGGCGTATGTCTGCACGTTGTAGAACGGCACGATGACCGAGAGCTTAACCACCCGTCTCACGCTAGGCGGGAGCCCGTCATTTGCCTTGGCCCCGGGAGGGACGGCGGGTGAACGGCGAATGTCGGAATGATGAACCGGGCCGAATCATGGGCGATTGCGTCCCCTTTGTGAAGGCGATTCGCCAAGCGTCGGCGGGCTGTTAACCAGCTGTTGCCGTCACGTTGGGCCGCGAATCGAAATGCCTTCCTAAGTTCTGGGACGTGCCCCCACGTACCGAAAAGACGACCACCCTCCGGGTAGCCGTACTCGCCGACTCCGACACCCGGTGGAAATGGGGCGCGCTCACCGCGCGCCGCCTCACCGCCGACGCGTCCGGGACGTCGGCGCAGCGCGTCGAGATCAGCGGACTGCTGCTGCGCGGCCGGGCCACCCCGACCCCGCGCCAGCTCGCCGAGGTCGGCGACGTCGGTATCGAGGCCGGCCGGGTGCGCGAGGTGACGGCCGTCGAATTCCTGCACACCGTGCGGGACGAGGGGTACGACGTCGTCGTCCTCGCCCTCGTCGGCGGAGCCGTCCAGGCGATGCTGCACGGACTCGCCGCACTGCGGCTGCCCGCCCGGCCCGTCGTCGTCACCGGCTATGTCGGCGTCGTCTACGAGAAGCTCGCCGACGGGCTGCTGCTGCGGCACGGCGCGGACGTCGTCCTCGCCAACTCCCGCCACGACGCGGAGCGTTTCCGCGCGGTGTACGGGGGAGTGGGCGCCGACGCCTCGGCCGTCACCGAGGCCGCCCTGCCGTTCCTCGGCGGCGAGCCGCACCGCCCGCAGGAGGGCCGCGACACCGTCGTCTTCGCCGCCCAGCCCTCCGTACCGGCCTCCCGCGACGACCGCATGTACCTGCTGCGCAGGCTCGTCGAGCACGCCAGGCTGCACCCGGACCGCGAGGTGCTGCTGAAGCTGCGCTCCAAGCCCGGTGAGCACACCACGCACATCGAGGAACTCCCGTACCAGCGGCTCGCCGAGAAGCTGCCCGGCGGACTCCCGCCCAACTTCCGCCTGGTGTACGGGCACATGG from Streptomyces sp. NBC_01591 includes:
- a CDS encoding glycosyltransferase family 2 protein, whose protein sequence is MVKLSVIVPFYNVQTYAPDTLRSLRANAREDFEFILVDDCSTDGTADILRRAEDEIPGVVVRRHKQNGGLATARNTGLDAARGEYLAFLDGDDWLAPGFYAELLARTEVLGCDFVRTDHVQVEGRSRTVHRVPHGRRGEVMDPRDAILPAERSTSVDYPYAWAGLYHRRLLDRGLLHFTDGLRTAEDRPWIWRLHREADSFAVLGLLGIFYRRGVASSLTQIGDVRQLDFIRSFDQVIRETAEDRDAQVLLPKAVRTYCAIISHHMSSIERFEPAVARTLKSMSAAALKRMPQQVLDDALDSMDVQRATLLRRLRRRPAAAGAKEVSAA
- a CDS encoding DUF6716 putative glycosyltransferase gives rise to the protein MPPRTEKTTTLRVAVLADSDTRWKWGALTARRLTADASGTSAQRVEISGLLLRGRATPTPRQLAEVGDVGIEAGRVREVTAVEFLHTVRDEGYDVVVLALVGGAVQAMLHGLAALRLPARPVVVTGYVGVVYEKLADGLLLRHGADVVLANSRHDAERFRAVYGGVGADASAVTEAALPFLGGEPHRPQEGRDTVVFAAQPSVPASRDDRMYLLRRLVEHARLHPDREVLLKLRSKPGEHTTHIEELPYQRLAEKLPGGLPPNFRLVYGHMGEVLDRTDLLVTVSSTAALESLHRRIPTAVLTDLGVREALGNHHFIGSGLLTSWDHLDGGFRPEPDPQWLAGQGVAADGTYATAYDHARARVDDLLAAARLPDLAPYYTPATAPGYLPGILARHHLAPDGHPLPGAERPRETGGVRGAVREAVREAARGAYRQGVQRVAPVIRRMGEL